CCCTTCACCTTTCGTTCCTGCCCGTCCACCCAAGCAGCCGGAGAAATTCTTCGAGGCGTTCGCATCGGTCGGGTCGCAAAAAACGCATCATCCAAAAATCACCTCGCCGACGGAACCCCGCAATGCGTCGGCGCTCTGACCTCACGTGGAGTCGCTTCCCCCAACAGGCAACCACAGCATCCCAATACGCCCGCCGCACAAAGCCCGGGTTGCGTGTCACCAGGAGCATGAACATGGCCTCTAAAAACAAAGAGAGGAGGTGCGTAGCCACCAGCACCAGTAGGACGTGCTGAGTATTCTTGAGCAACACCATCAAGGTATTGCGATTGGTGTGGAACCGGGAGAACTCACTGGCTCGAAACACCCCAGGCTCGGGCCCGCTCGCTGGGGCCGACGACCCAGCTCCCCAATGATAGAGCTTAGCCTGCGGAACCGTGATCACGCGCTCGCCGGCAATCCAAACGCGCCAGGAGAGATCGGTCTCATCCGCATACATGAAAAATTCCGAATCAAATCCACCGAGCCTCCAAAAGAGATCCCGACGAATGCAGTACGCACAGCCCGGCGCGATAAACAGCTCGCTCTCCACGCCCCCATCCCCTTGGTTGCTGTAGTATCCAAACAAGTCGAAGCCGGATCGGCCATACCCCTGCAGCTGCTGGTCCTGGTAGTTCAAAATCTGCGGACTGCCAGCTCCAGCCTGCAACCCTTCCATGTGCGCCAGCAGAACCTCCAAACAATCAGAGGCCATCCAAGTGTCATTGTTCAGAAACAGGAGATATCTCCCAGCCGCGCCGCGCGCGCCCCGATTATTCCCCTCGCAATAGCCAAAGTTTCCACCGTTCTGAACAAAGAAACCATTCGACCACCCGCGCAGGAGCTCCTCTGAAAGCCGATCCGAACCGTCTTGGCTGGCATTGTCGGCAATCCATACCTCGATTCGATGGAAGATCGTCTGCTGGCGGAGCGAGTCGAGGCAGCGACGAAGCCAGCGTGCCCCATTGTAGTTGAGGATCACCACGCTCAGCAAAGGAGCAGTGACCGCACCCGGTTCACGGGTAACAGAGGACACCCCAGTAAGCGGGCCAGGTTTCGAGTCCATGCGTCATTCGCCTTGAGCCACAGCCGCAGCCACAACCCGGCCCTAGGCGGATTCTCTCCAGTCAGTCAGTCAGTTAGTCAGTCCGCCCCGACTAGGATTTGCGCCGATAGGTCAGCACCGAACGTTCCTGGTTATAGCGGACGAACTGATAATACTCCAATCCCAGGTCCACCCACTCCAGCTCTGGGCGATTCTTGGCGACCCATTGACGCCATTCGGCGTTGGTCAGCTTGGTCTGATGGAGATCCACTCCGTCGTGGATGTCGGGCTCCGAGGTGGTCGAGGCTACAAAGTAACCGCCGGGCTGCAAATGCTTCAGAATATTCTCAAACAGCGTCGGCAGCTCTTCAGCCCGAATGTGCTCCAACACCTCCCACATGGTGATCAAGTCACATTGGTGAAGCGCCTCGCCGTCGAGAACTCGAAAGGGCTTGCCGATGTCGCAGGTAAACAAATGCTTCCCCGCCAGCTCGGGCCAGTGCGCCCGACCGTGCTTCAGCGAAAAATCCGAACCTTCCAGCCCTACCGCCACCCAGCCCAGCCGGAGAAAATCATAAACCAGCCCTCCCCCCGAACACCCCAGGTCTAACGACCGCCGACAGCGTCCTGGCACGCTCGCGCCAATTCGCTCCTCCATGTGCAGAATGAACTTACCATGGGTGGAATTGTCATACTTGGTGCCCCATGGAACCAAGTGATCGGGAGATTTATAGGCCACCGGATGCTCGGTCTCGAGCCGGATGTGAGTCCCCGCCGGAACCGACGGACGTGGCGTGGCTTTCAAGCTCTGCTCCAGCTTGGCATTCCAACGGGAACGGTAGTAACGGAAATGGAACTCAATCCACAACGTTTTGAACTGGCCCCGGGCGATCAACCCAAGCACCCATGGAACACCACGAAGAGTCATGCGAGAATAGGAAGGGACTGGTTAGAACGAGGAAAAGGCACGTCACCGCCCACTTTCACCCCCCAACTCCTTGAGCCCTGGAAAAATTCTCCAGTGCCGATGGTTGACAAACCCCCGGCTGTTTCGTTGGCTTCGGGAATGGCGAGCAAACAAATCATATGAGCGGCGCGTGTCTGATCACGGGCGCCGCGGGCTTTATCGGCAGTCATTTGGTGGATCGCTTGTTGGCGCTCGACCGGCACGTGGTTGGTGTCGACAACCTGGTGCTGGGCCGGCGCGCGAATCTGGCCAAGGCCATGCAGCTGCCAAGCTTCAAGTTTCAGGAGTTGGATGTCAACGACTTCGATAGCTTCCTCCACTTCGCTCGACAGGAACACGAACGTCGTCCATTTGAAGTGATCTGGCATCTGGCCGCCAATTCCGACATCCAGGCCGGTGGCACCAATCCGGACATCGACCTGCGCCAAACCTTCCTGACGACCTACCATTCCCTACGAGTGGCCGAGGCGCTGGGTATCCCCCATTTCGCCTTTTCGTCCACTTCTGCCATTTATGGGGTCCAGGACGGCCTGCTCACCGAGGACGGCGGACCCTGGTTCCCTATTTCTAATTACGGAGCCATGAAACTGGCGTCCGAGGCCGCCTTGACCGCCGCCCTGGAACGCTTTCTCAAACGCGCCTGGCTGTTTCGCTTTCCCAATGTGGTCGGCAGTCGATCCACCCACGGCGCCATCTTTGACTTCATCCGCAAGCTGCGCGCCAACCCCAACCAGCTGGAGGTGCTCGGCAACGGCACCCAGGAAAAACCCTACCTGCATGTGACCGAGGTGGTCGATGCCATGATCCATATCTGGCAGCAATCCCAGGACCGACTGAACTATTTCAACATCGCCCCTCCCGATACCGCGACAACGGTTCGTTACATCGCCGAGGAGACGGTGCGGCAGGTGGCACCCACGGCCAAAATTCACTACACGGGAGGGGATCGCGGCTGGGTGGGCGATGTGCCCAAGTTCCAATACTCGATCGCCAAGCTCCAGCGCCTCGGGTGGTCGCCCCGGCTGACATCCAACCAAGCGGTCGAACGAGCCATCCGCGAAGTCAGCTCAGAGCAATCCAGCTCGGTTGCTTAAGTCGTCCGCATGCACCAACTCGTCATCATAGCCGGTGGACTGGGCACCCGCCTCAAGGCCCGGCTTGGGGACCTGCCCAAGCCGATGATCCCCATCGCCGGGAAACCCCTGCTCGCCCATCAAGTGGAACTCGCCAAGCAGCACGGCTTCACCGAGATCCTGCTATGCGTGTATTATCGACCGGAGGTGATCCAGGAAGCGCTCGGGGATGGATCTAAATGGGGAATCAAAATCCGCTATCTCATCGAGCCTAAACCGCTGGGAACCGCCGGCGCGGTGCTCTTGGGATGGGACAGCCTCGCCGATCAGTTCGTGGTGATGTATGGCGACACGCTGGTCAACCTCGACCTGACTCGCCTCGCCGCCGCACACCAAGCTTCAGGAGCCGATGCCACCCTGGTGCTTCATCCCAACAATCATCCGTTCGATTCCGATCTCGTTGAATGCGATGACCACAACTGGGTCACCGCTTTCCACAACCGTCCCCACCCGGCGGGCCGATGGTTCCAGAACCTCGTGAACGCAGGGCTGTATGTCATCAACCGAAAGGCGCTGGAACCCTTCGTCGTGGACGGTGGCCCTCGCGCACCCATGGATTTCGGCAAAGACCTGTTCCCCGCGATGCTCCGGCAAGGCCAGCGGCTGCTGGGATACAACACGCCCGAATACATCAAGGACATCGGAACCCCCGAGCGCTACGACAAGGTTTGCCAGGAAGTCGAGAAGGGGGTGGTTGCCAGATCGTCGCTTCGCGACCCTGCCCCGGCGGTCTTTCTGGATCGGGACGGCACGCTCAACGAAGAGGCCGACGGCCTGCGCTCGATCGATCAGCTTCGGCTGATCCCGGGAGTGGCTGCAGCGGTCCAAGATCTGAACCGATCCGGGTTCAGAGTGGTCGTTGTGACCAATCAGCCGGTGATTGCCAAAGGCTATGTCACCGAACCCGAACTGCGCGGCATTCACAACAAGCTGGAAAGTTTGCTCGGACTGGAGCACGCCTTTGTGGATCGCATCTACTATTGCCCCCACCACCCCGACGCCGGATTTCCCGGGGAGCGAGCGGAGCTCAAGGTGGCCTGCAAATGCCGGAAGCCCAACCCTGGCATGCTGCTTCAGGCGGCCCGCGAACTGAACTTGGACCTCAAGCGATCCTGGATGGTAGGCGATACCACCATCGATATGCAGTGCGCGAAAAATGCGGGAGTGAGATCGGTTCTGGTCCGCACCGGACACGGCGGACGCGACGGCAAATTCCACGTGCAACCCGAATCCACCTTTGACACCCTGACCGAGGCCGCCCGGTTCATCGTGCAGCAATCGAACCTTTCGGACACCCAGAACACTCCATCATGATCAT
The genomic region above belongs to Verrucomicrobiales bacterium and contains:
- a CDS encoding HAD-IIIA family hydrolase is translated as MHQLVIIAGGLGTRLKARLGDLPKPMIPIAGKPLLAHQVELAKQHGFTEILLCVYYRPEVIQEALGDGSKWGIKIRYLIEPKPLGTAGAVLLGWDSLADQFVVMYGDTLVNLDLTRLAAAHQASGADATLVLHPNNHPFDSDLVECDDHNWVTAFHNRPHPAGRWFQNLVNAGLYVINRKALEPFVVDGGPRAPMDFGKDLFPAMLRQGQRLLGYNTPEYIKDIGTPERYDKVCQEVEKGVVARSSLRDPAPAVFLDRDGTLNEEADGLRSIDQLRLIPGVAAAVQDLNRSGFRVVVVTNQPVIAKGYVTEPELRGIHNKLESLLGLEHAFVDRIYYCPHHPDAGFPGERAELKVACKCRKPNPGMLLQAARELNLDLKRSWMVGDTTIDMQCAKNAGVRSVLVRTGHGGRDGKFHVQPESTFDTLTEAARFIVQQSNLSDTQNTPS
- a CDS encoding NAD-dependent epimerase/dehydratase family protein, yielding MSGACLITGAAGFIGSHLVDRLLALDRHVVGVDNLVLGRRANLAKAMQLPSFKFQELDVNDFDSFLHFARQEHERRPFEVIWHLAANSDIQAGGTNPDIDLRQTFLTTYHSLRVAEALGIPHFAFSSTSAIYGVQDGLLTEDGGPWFPISNYGAMKLASEAALTAALERFLKRAWLFRFPNVVGSRSTHGAIFDFIRKLRANPNQLEVLGNGTQEKPYLHVTEVVDAMIHIWQQSQDRLNYFNIAPPDTATTVRYIAEETVRQVAPTAKIHYTGGDRGWVGDVPKFQYSIAKLQRLGWSPRLTSNQAVERAIREVSSEQSSSVA
- a CDS encoding glycosyltransferase family 2 protein translates to MDSKPGPLTGVSSVTREPGAVTAPLLSVVILNYNGARWLRRCLDSLRQQTIFHRIEVWIADNASQDGSDRLSEELLRGWSNGFFVQNGGNFGYCEGNNRGARGAAGRYLLFLNNDTWMASDCLEVLLAHMEGLQAGAGSPQILNYQDQQLQGYGRSGFDLFGYYSNQGDGGVESELFIAPGCAYCIRRDLFWRLGGFDSEFFMYADETDLSWRVWIAGERVITVPQAKLYHWGAGSSAPASGPEPGVFRASEFSRFHTNRNTLMVLLKNTQHVLLVLVATHLLSLFLEAMFMLLVTRNPGFVRRAYWDAVVACWGKRLHVRSERRRIAGFRRRGDFWMMRFLRPDRCERLEEFLRLLGWTGRNER
- a CDS encoding methyltransferase domain-containing protein, which produces MTLRGVPWVLGLIARGQFKTLWIEFHFRYYRSRWNAKLEQSLKATPRPSVPAGTHIRLETEHPVAYKSPDHLVPWGTKYDNSTHGKFILHMEERIGASVPGRCRRSLDLGCSGGGLVYDFLRLGWVAVGLEGSDFSLKHGRAHWPELAGKHLFTCDIGKPFRVLDGEALHQCDLITMWEVLEHIRAEELPTLFENILKHLQPGGYFVASTTSEPDIHDGVDLHQTKLTNAEWRQWVAKNRPELEWVDLGLEYYQFVRYNQERSVLTYRRKS